The following proteins are encoded in a genomic region of Thermoproteota archaeon:
- a CDS encoding VTT domain-containing protein, producing the protein VYSWFDRWGGWLVFITRLIPFLPLDVTSYVAGAVGMNFLVFVLANVLAIVPRATFFGLVGAKLAEGDWTLLVLSVVMLLVGAYFFSRQVIKGGKGE; encoded by the coding sequence GGTCTACTCGTGGTTTGACAGGTGGGGTGGCTGGCTGGTCTTCATAACTAGGCTTATCCCATTTCTTCCCTTAGATGTCACCTCTTACGTGGCCGGAGCTGTCGGGATGAATTTCCTCGTCTTCGTATTGGCGAATGTACTAGCAATCGTCCCAAGAGCTACATTCTTCGGTCTGGTCGGAGCCAAGCTGGCAGAGGGTGATTGGACCTTGCTCGTATTATCGGTGGTGATGCTGCTAGTAGGGGCCTACTTCTTCAGCAGACAGGTGATTAAGGGTGGGAAGGGAGAGTGA